The Pempheris klunzingeri isolate RE-2024b chromosome 15, fPemKlu1.hap1, whole genome shotgun sequence genome contains the following window.
tgctctcttctcctcctaTTTCCTCTTCTCACTCCTCCTTTCACCTCTCCTATCATCTTCCCCCACCTCACGTTGTCGGTCCTCCTCACATCACTGcaactttttcctcctctcctctgctttcatCCCCCCtatttctccccttttctcctcaGTCACCAGCTCACCTCTTGACAGTGTCACTCTCAACTCTCCAACCGTCTCCACCTCTACCcctttctctcatttcctcttttctgtccttctttttcatcctccttttcctttcatttcctcttaTCTTCTGTCACTCTTTCACCTCTTACATCTGTCTCGATTCTCCCTTTTCCTACTTCTAGGtcattctctcctctctgatccCCTCTTCTCATCATCTCAGTGCTTGTCCTAGCGCTCCTCCTTTCAGCGTTTCCCCTCTCAGTTTTCCCCTCCACTCCTCTGAATGACAGGAAAAACGAGGGTGTAGAAAAGATAGAAATAACACCTacagcaggaaagagagagacaaggacaagagacagacaggaagcattAGAGCCTCCCTTCCTCATCTTTACTTGGTGTGTAGTAGTGATTAtcgtctcctctctcttccagcTTTCACTGAGGAATAATGTCTGGAATAACCTTCAGCTCTGCACTCCCGACTCCAGTggacaccccccccaccccccctcctttACCACCACTTCCATTTTATCCCCTTGTTCACATTTGAAGCGGTCGTTGTATGGATTATGGCCCCTCTCATGCTTGGCACTGCACTCAGTGCCTGagatatattatcatattagtGGAGAATGATGTAATGCATTTCAAGACATTTGTCCTTCGCACACCCTCTGTCCCTCCGCAGATGATGTCACTGGCTTTGTGTCTCGGAGGCAGAGAAGTTGTCAAGTGggttgtggggtttttttttgtttgaagctGTCGCCATCTTGTGGTGGCAGTGCAGGTTTGGATGATGAGAGGTAAAGAAGGGGAGTAAATCAAGATGTAGGCAATTATTTATTACTGAACCAGAAGATAATGTGACTCGTAATAGACGTCCTTGGTGTAACTGTACCGATGTGGTCTGTTGGGTCAgggacagaagaaaagagacagacactGCGAATATGACTTGATTACAAATCAGGGTTTGACCGACCATTTCTGGAGCTTGTTGCCAATGACAGGATTTTTGGATGAAAGTTGTTGAcaggcagtggtggaagaaattCTCACATGCTTTATTGATACCACACAGTAATgtgcattgaaaatgttacttgAGTAAATGCTTGATAATCAGGAAAATTTTAGTAAAgtattaaaagcaaaaatgtcctGTGTGGATGATAtacttttattatattattatcattatatcaATGTTATTACCAATGCATTACTGAAAGAGAAGGATTTACTGTTTGTATCAGACTACaattgatgattattttcattatggattcatctgctgattattttctaaattaacCGACCATTTTACAAGAATCTTAAAAATAGTTGCCAATCAATTTTATTTCAATAGATTAATCGATTAATTTacaaatcatttcagctgtgctTGTATgtactgttgggtagtttaagttaaaacaaaacaagatgtttTATAGGCTCTTCACGTGGTTTTGTGGAAAAATCGTTTGAGAGTAAATTTATAAAATGAGTAAAGCTAAAAGATAAATGTAGTGTGAAAAAAGTACAATGTTTCCCTGTGAGATGCAGTGGGGTAGAAATAGAAAGTAACAtgacaagaaaataaacaataaacaataaaataatgaagTACCTAAAATGTGGTCTTGAGCACAGTactcaaataaatgttttagttacattccacccCTATTGATAGTGGATGACGCATGTCAATCAATATCTTTCAACTTCCTATTAACCCCACGTGTCTCCAACTCTCAAAGCAACAAGGCCCGTTGTTCTACAGTGAAACACCCCCTGGCCCCACGCCGCTGTGTGGTAACTTGATTAAATGCTTTCATTCAAGAATTtgcaacacaaaagcacaaaactgAACTGCTGATTCTACTGTAGGGTTGAAAAGCCTTTGAACACAAACCAGCCTCTCTTTAGGATAGGTTCTCAAGATCAGGTGATAAAGTAGGACCCAGTTTATGACCCTTGTTGTTGAGCATCTTCAACTGAATTAACTCAAAAACAGCTGGGTCTGAAGATTTGAGGACCCTCATAGTTCTAGGGTCCCTGGGCTGTTGCCCACATTGCCCAACTATGCTGTAGTATTGTGGTTATGTCAAATGTTTTGCGCCCTTTACTCATTAAGcacaaaatcattcattttctcaCCTTAGCTTGAATTATTAACACAAGCGGCTGAAGGTACACAGTGCATGCACAGAGCAATGAGATAAAATCCAGGCAATCTCATTTCACTCCAGTGACCTTGTTAAACTTTTATGTACATTGTTATACGATCATCTACATAATGCAGAGGCCCatcacaaatacatttatttgtctaGACCCTCACTGACctcattcctcctcttcatcccacTGAAAACCCCCtttgtaaataaaatagatGAGTTTTAAAAGgccagacacagagacattgCCGCATGGTATCTGCAAAGCCACTTGAGTGATTCTGATTAAACAGTTTTTGGCACTGAAAATAACCTCACTGGGATGCTCCAGTTAAAGGTCAAACTCAAACTTGGAAAATGCCTCAACTCCTAAACAAGTCCAATTAACACTGACCTTTCTACATACATCCAGAAAGCCTCATAAATCACAGTGATCGGTCTGTAATAAATTAACCAAATATGAAACTCCATTGTGATCTCAGACACCAGACGTCTGATTTAGAGGGATGATATACTTCAATATTTTCTTCTGGTTTAATAAACAgaaatcattcatttgtcaAATATACTGTAACTGCGCTACTGTTAGAACATATTAGTTTTGGATTACTGGACAGTTTGTATGAGGAAAAGGTTTGcaagctaaaataaaaacatcaaccaTGAAACATGTTCTGTCACTGACACGAATACATTAACGATAACAATGAGGATTCCTGGCTTTATATGGATCTCGCTCGTGTGGGAGTTAACGCACACATTTTTATCAACAGTTCATAATGCAAATGTATTCAGAACGTGGTCCAAGTTGTATCCATCCCCTATTAGAAGATGGATTATTTGAGTCATGGTCCAAACATCCCTGGCTGATTAGTGAAAACTGTTGGCAGATTATTTCTCCTCAGTGTTAATTCTGCTAAAGCCTCCTCATTTCACACAGAGTTTAAAGATGTGGAGATGCATCTGATGAGTCTATAAACAGACCAGCATGTCTGTGAACTGATCAGGATTGAGTCCAGGCTTTGGCAGGGCAGAAGTCTGGCTGCGAATACAATAAGCAACCCGTGATTGGTCCTTCAAAGCATCTCCTTAAACTCACGCAGCATCTGTGAataagaaaaaagcagcagatagATTAACACGAGAGTGGCAAAACACTGCAAATTGGCGTGATGAATGCAAACGTTGGGTATTCTTTTGGAAGACATGACGCTGGCATCCCTACCTGGACTGAGACAAAGAAAGATTTGTTGTTCAGCTCAGAGGGTTTGAGGTCTGAGGAGTGTGGATTCAGAAAGATTATGAGTGACTTGTAAGTCATCAAAATGCAGATGATGCACCAAAGCCAAATCTGTCACCGTTTCTTCGACAGATTTCGCTTCTCCTCACTCACTTTTCACTGCAAGTCACACTAAAATCATTCACACAGGGATCCTCACTAGAAAACCTCTTCACACTGTTAACACTGTcagatgataaaaatgaaacacaacacacacacaaaacacaggaaaccaTGTTAAGTGTTTCAGAGTGAGTAACTCAGCGCAAATAAAACCACAGGAGGATTCTGTCTCTGAGAGCAGGACGGAGGCCATGCAAGATGCTTTTTCTGACCTCCTGAACTAACTATATTCTCATGTGAACTGGATTCAGGTGTGTCTTTCCGTTAAATATGATTGTTGCAATGCAAGGAGGTTAAAATGAGACATATGGCCTGCAAGAAGAGAGGACtgacctttattttatttttcgtTGGTTTTCTgcatacagtctgtggttttcTGTTAATCTTGTTTCAGAACGATTACTAAGTAAAGATGCCTTTGCAGGtttctttggtttggtttctgtctgtttgcagtGGGACCATTTACATTCTGCCACAGACAGCTACTtttcaaagaagaagaagtgttaAATATGGCTACAAGAGCCACAATAAAGGAAGTGTTTATCATTGCGTGTGCAGTGAGTCGTCAATATGAGATCAAATGTTTAAGTGAAGCAAAACCtgaaataatgcaaaaacaTCCATAATGCCAACTAAagtgttttgtagtttttgtgtagtgtagtgtttAACACAATTCTATGTTTTTGTTTACTcatgttttgtcctttttttcttcctttcacaattcaattcaattcaattcaatttattttgtatagcccaatatcacaacagagttgtctcacagtgctttacaaagttcactgaaataaacaagaagtgtaaatgaaatgtgaatgaaaaaatgttgtCCCAAGAACCACAGATGAAAATTATTAATTCTTcttaatgaaatgaataaaacacagatattttGCAAAGGAGCCTAAAGGATATGGGGAAACAGATAATAGTAATCTTGTTTATCATCTTTTCAAGGACTTTTAAGTTCACTCTTGACAAAGAGTTGAATTaatttccgtttttttttatcaacagaTCTCAAGCAGTAAAACCGAGCTTAGGGAGGAACTAACAAAGTCCATGACAGTGTGGAAATCTATGTGGTTCTGACAGGAAAGACACAACTGTTGGTTGCCAGCCTGTGGTCTGTTTCAGTCTGAGCAAAACAGAAGACACACTTTGCTGCAGTCAGGCAGGGCAACCGGACAGAGACTTCATAATGTTTATCTTTGTGATAATGGGACTGCTGATCTGCATAGAGGCATCAGGTAAGATAAGAACACTGTCTAATTAAATGTTATTAAGAGATGCAGCAATGATGTGAGAGCAGGCGTCTTTATTGTGATTAATGGACTAAGCACATTAAAGTTACTTCAGATTGTATCTTGTGATCAGCACTATCTCACACTATCTGCTAGAATGTGCTATTTTATCAGAGCAGCGCCGTCCTTATGTGTAACCATGCATAAAAGAAGCACGTGATCACATGTTAAAGAAGAGGGAGTGATTAAGATTAATTCAAATGGAATGAAACAGGGAGAAAAGTGATTTCATTACAGAAAAGATATCCTGCTTCTTTGTGTAGATTAAAAAACAATTGACAGTTGGACACAAAAGTCCAAAAGTACAATGTAAGGTCATGATGGGGTATCGCTGTAGGCCTGAAGGGGTTTTGTCAAGTTCATTGATGTGAAGTAAAAACTCCTTCTTCTAAAGCACTTCTTCTTCAAAAAGAAAAGGCCTCAGCTGcctaatctaaaaaaaaatgcttcttctcagaaaaaaagtaaagcaaTTAAAAGCCTATGTTGAGGAAAATGCTTGTCTttcaggaaaaaataaaagacacttAAAAGCAGGAATGTGGGACTTTTACAGATAAAAGAAAGTCTGTTACATTCCTTACCAAATGAGCTTACACAATGCTGATTAAGGCTATCGCTGTCTCTGTATTTTGTATGAGTTTTTAAATCTAGTGTTTGTTGCAACTTTCCCGCTCTGGCGCTTCGGATGGGATTCATTTTGTATCAACAACATGGCAGAAATATAGTAACGAAATGGAAAAACGTTCAGTATTGACTGAATAATATATCATGTGTAATTTTCATTGCATTATGTATCTACTGTTTTTACAGGGTCCAGTGCTGTAGTGTTTGTGCAGAGGGGAAAGGATTTTCCTCTGGATGTCATAACAGCTGATGTTCTTGAAGAAGATGTTATTGTTTTTTggaaatttaataaaaaagatgTCTTAGTACGATTTTTACCTGGTAGGGAGCCATCAGTTACTACTGCCTACAAGGGAAGGATTGAGTTTCCTGAGAAGAAATACTCTCTGAAACTGAAGGATCTACAGGAAGCAGACACTGGAGTTTATACTGCAGAAGCGACAGAGACTGACGCTTCAAAAATAATAGCTGAATACCACGTCACAGTTCAAGGTGGGTTTGTTGACATttcagacagtgatggagagtTTCTGCTGCCATGTTTCTAATACGTTTCACACAAACTTTCCCCCTCAGGTCCAGTGTCTCCAGTTAACCTGACAGTGGACTCTGTGTCCAACAACTCAGACTCCTGTAACATCACTGTGACCTGCAGGGCGCAGGACTCTCACATCAACAGCACCTTTAGATGTGACACCAAAAACTGCAgtcaggagggaggagggagatcAGAGGTCACAGCCTCTGGGGCCTTTCTCCACGTCTACCTGGCGAATGACTCAATCAtctgtaaccatagcaaccagGTCAGCGGGATAAAGGACATGAAAAATACTCAAGATTTCTGTCCACGACGTAATGGTAAGACCGAAAGACAAACCACTTGCTGATAATGCACAGCTGGAGTCAGGTACATAAGTTCTGAACATGAACAGTGTCAGGCTGCAGGGTGACAAAAAACCTACAAAAGAATTACAGAAATGTAATATAAAGGaacattaaatgacaaaaataatgtaattaaaattaaatttgcaAAGAATGTGCTTCTTGTCTCTTTAGCTGTATTATTGAATGACGATTGAATCAACATAAAACGATAATCATGCATCATTCTGCAATGCAcaatgcacacagacaggctaTAAAAAGCTAAACTGTACTTTGCAGTGAGTGTAACTGACAGGGGAGGTAACATGATGGCTGGACAAGCTGGCCTGGGTTCACcagggatggtggtggagagacgCACATGGAGCAAGCTGCAGGCCATCATGGGCCATGTCAGCCAACATCTTCGATGGCCGGCTCCTCTCGCTGTGACTGAGGACTGAGCAGCACAGAAGATCCTTTGTCCCCAGAGCTATCAGACCATAGAACACCTCAGTCGACGATGTGCAATAGTGCcttatttatttacatgctACTTGAACTCACTATCACTATCTatctattttaaaatgaaggaaTTATAATGATATCAGAAAACGGTAAGAGGAATAACTGATTTAAGTGCACCACTGTTGTGCTCCAGTCTGGATCCCATGTTAATCGTGTCATAAAACATCCTGTTTTCTTGTGTTCCAGGTTCAGAGCACGTCTCTGCTGGTATCTCTTTGTGCCTGGCGAAGACAGTCGTGTTCTCTGTAGGTCTCATAATCATGGTGACCGCCGTCATCAGCGTTCACATCATGGAGAATCTCAAGAAGCAAAAATAAACAGTTATCTTCTTCTTCCGTCTATCTTACTTATAATCACACTCTTATCTAGACATAACGTTAAAGGCTCTCTGTGGAGTTTCTGACCACTATTACGGAGCAGATTTATTATGAACGTGTCCCTGTGTTGAGACCATAGTAACACATTCTTGCCTCTGATTTCAAGCTATTAAACTGATTGACAGTTGGTgtgtcatgatcctgtattttgtcaagttccgtttttgtctcgtcatgttgtcttgtcatttccggttttattttgtagtatcatGTGTTTCCTTGTTTCAGTTACTTTACTTCCTGTCGTCTGATTGTCTggctcctccctgattgtttccacctgttccccatttccctgtgtatttattgtctgcgtctccctctgtcctgtgccagttcgtcatgtccatTGTCTTGCCATTCTGCGCTATCTTGTCTGTGAAATCCCATTGTTGGAGAACTATTCTTGAGGTTTGGTCTTTTTCAGTTGTATACTTTGTGTCAAGCTCtgccttgctccttttgttgttcactttaagattagtttagcttagttctttttcagttgttactttgtatgGAGGGAAGTAGAAGACTGCAAACCAGCAAACAttgatgtaaacaatgcaggatttaaaatgtttgttcaaAACGGCTTCAGTAGTAGCAAATCAGCAGAATCAGTAATATCTAATGTCAACATAAAACTGTTATTGTCTCATGAGAAAACTCCACAGGTTGATTAAACCAAATAATCACTTTGCTCACTTTTTAAATccaattaaaaacagcaaactgaaaaaacaacatacaaGACAAAAAGCCTTGATTACCCTGTGGATGTAACACCAAGAAATGTAGTAATGCACCAATTTATAAAACATCAGCTTTTGCAAATGTTGtatgagaaaagaaatgttctAATGTTTTCAAAGatacttaaaatatattttgttgagTAAAACTAGATGAAACCATAGACAttgtagaaaaaaaactccacagacGCTGATTATTCTTGATTTTCCATTCCATATTCCATATAATCACTGTGCACT
Protein-coding sequences here:
- the LOC139214589 gene encoding SLAM family member 9-like isoform X2, which codes for MFIFVIMGLLICIEASGSSAVVFVQRGKDFPLDVITADVLEEDVIVFWKFNKKDVLVRFLPGREPSVTTAYKGRIEFPEKKYSLKLKDLQEADTGVYTAEATETDASKIIAEYHVTVQGPVSPVNLTVDSVSNNSDSCNITVTCRAQDSHINSTFRCDTKNCSQEGGGRSEVTASGAFLHVYLANDSIICNHSNQVSGIKDMKNTQDFCPRRNGSEHVSAGISLCLAKTVVFSVGLIIMVTAVISVHIMENLKKQK
- the LOC139214589 gene encoding SLAM family member 9-like isoform X1 — protein: MFIFVIMGLLICIEASGSSAVVFVQRGKDFPLDVITADVLEEDVIVFWKFNKKDVLVRFLPGREPSVTTAYKGRIEFPEKKYSLKLKDLQEADTGVYTAEATETDASKIIAEYHVTVQGPVSPVNLTVDSVSNNSDSCNITVTCRAQDSHINSTFRCDTKNCSQEGGGRSEVTASGAFLHVYLANDSIICNHSNQVSGIKDMKNTQDFCPRRNVSVTDRGGNMMAGQAGLGSPGMVVERRTWSKLQAIMGHVSQHLRWPAPLAVTED